One genomic window of Corythoichthys intestinalis isolate RoL2023-P3 chromosome 18, ASM3026506v1, whole genome shotgun sequence includes the following:
- the LOC130906410 gene encoding gastrula zinc finger protein XlCGF57.1-like isoform X2: MSERTTPGAVKFQEVKEKPPRHQDSTVGKMMHAKVLHRLEGFRKFLVTEWQEPESPGVKEEDVELPQIKEEEPEPCQQKEREEQLPIEEEELPQIKEEEPEPFQQKEKEKQLPIKKEEEEEEELPCVKEEERISCSTDEPLKSDDGEASRGAEPPSSCSSSSTEGLHTDIFITPSDRNGTTSHSTDNDDCHKKSLHDDKLCKCSQCGKTFANKYTCHTHMRSHTGEKPFVCSVCGQRFTQKSTLKIHTNTHTDEKPFSCPVCGQRFARKESLKRHTKTHTGEKPSSCSVCGQGFSCKSSLKIHERTHTGEKPFSCLVCGQGFSCKSSLKIHKRTHTGEKPFSCSVCGQDFVQKQHLKRHTRTHTGEKPFSCSVCDQRFAEKRYLTIHTRTHTGEKPFSCSVCGQRFSCKSSLKIHKRTHTGEKPFSCSVCGQGFVQKQHLKRHTSTHTGEKPFSCSVCGKKFSHKSYIMKHSRTHTGVKPFSCSVCGHAFARKQYLKIHTRIHTGEKPFSCSVCGQRFTEKQTLKRHRRTHTRAKPISC, from the coding sequence gtttcagaaaatTCCTAGTTACTGAGTGGCAGGAGCCAGAATCTCCTGGCGTTAAAGAGGAGGATGTTGAGCTCCCCCAAATTAAAGAGGAGGAACCAGAGCCCTGTCAACAGAAGGAGAGAGAAGAGCAACTCCCAATCGAGGAGGAGGAGCTCCCCCAAATTAAAGAGGAGGAACCAGAGCCCTTTCAACAGAAGGAGAAAGAAAAGCAACTcccaatcaaaaaggaggaggaggaggaggaggagctgcCATGTGTTAAAGAGGAGGAACGTATCAGCTGCTCGACTGATGAGCCCTTGAAGAGTGATGATGGTGAGGCCAGCAGAGGGGCGGAGCCTCCGAGCAGCTgcagcagcagctcaacagaaggaTTGCATACTGACATTTTCATCACTCCATCAGACAGAAATGGCACCACGTCACACTCAACTGACAATGATGATTGTCATAAAAAATCTCTCCATGACGACAAACtctgcaaatgctctcagtgtgggaaaacctttgctaATAAATATACTTGTCATACGCATATGAGgagccacactggtgaaaaacctttcgtctgctcagtttgtggtcaaagattcactcagaagagcaccttaaaaatacacacaaacacCCACACtgacgaaaaacctttttcctgcccagtttgtggtcaaagattcgcaaGGAAGGAATCCTTAAAACGACACACGAAAACCCATACTGGTGAAAAACCatcttcctgctcagtttgtggtcaaggattcagttgCAAGAGCTCCTTAAAAATacacgaaagaacccacactggtgaaaaacctttttcctgcttagtttgtggtcaaggattcagttgCAAGAGCTCCTTGAAAATACACAAAAGAACAcatactggcgaaaaacctttttcctgctcagtttgtggtcaagattttgttcaaaagcaacacttgaaaagacacacaagaacccacaccggtgaaaaacccttttcctgctcagtttgtgatcaaagattcgCTGAAAAGCGATACTTGacaatacacacaagaacccacactggcgaaaaacctttttcctgctcagtttgtggtcaaagatttagCTGCAAGAGCTCCTTAAAAATACATAAGAGAACCcatactggcgaaaaacctttttcctgctcagtttgtggtcaaggattcgttCAAAAGCAACACTTGAAAAGACACACAAGCACCcatactggcgaaaaacctttttcctgctcagtttgtggaaaaaaattcaGTCACAAGAGCTACATAATGAAACACTCAAGAACCCACACCGGcgtaaaacctttttcctgctcagtttgtggtcatgcATTCGCTCGAAAGCAATACCTGAAAATCCATACAAGAATCcatactggtgaaaaacctttttcctgctcagtttgtggtcaaagattcactgaAAAGCAAACCTTAAAAAGACACAGAAGAACTCACACAAGAGCAAAACCTATTTCCTGCTAA
- the LOC130906410 gene encoding gastrula zinc finger protein XlCGF57.1-like isoform X1, which yields MSERTTPGAVKFQEVKEKPPRHQDSTVGKMMHAKVLHRLEDVSQAHLPEHQESANIKVEEEESPCIKEEEKEFIHVQGFRKFLVTEWQEPESPGVKEEDVELPQIKEEEPEPCQQKEREEQLPIEEEELPQIKEEEPEPFQQKEKEKQLPIKKEEEEEEELPCVKEEERISCSTDEPLKSDDGEASRGAEPPSSCSSSSTEGLHTDIFITPSDRNGTTSHSTDNDDCHKKSLHDDKLCKCSQCGKTFANKYTCHTHMRSHTGEKPFVCSVCGQRFTQKSTLKIHTNTHTDEKPFSCPVCGQRFARKESLKRHTKTHTGEKPSSCSVCGQGFSCKSSLKIHERTHTGEKPFSCLVCGQGFSCKSSLKIHKRTHTGEKPFSCSVCGQDFVQKQHLKRHTRTHTGEKPFSCSVCDQRFAEKRYLTIHTRTHTGEKPFSCSVCGQRFSCKSSLKIHKRTHTGEKPFSCSVCGQGFVQKQHLKRHTSTHTGEKPFSCSVCGKKFSHKSYIMKHSRTHTGVKPFSCSVCGHAFARKQYLKIHTRIHTGEKPFSCSVCGQRFTEKQTLKRHRRTHTRAKPISC from the exons ATGTCAGCCAAGCTCATCTTCCTGAGCACCAGGAGTCTGCAAACATCAAGGTGGAGGAGGAAGAGTCGCCATGCATCAAAGAGGAGGAGAAAGAGTTTATACACGTTCAAG gtttcagaaaatTCCTAGTTACTGAGTGGCAGGAGCCAGAATCTCCTGGCGTTAAAGAGGAGGATGTTGAGCTCCCCCAAATTAAAGAGGAGGAACCAGAGCCCTGTCAACAGAAGGAGAGAGAAGAGCAACTCCCAATCGAGGAGGAGGAGCTCCCCCAAATTAAAGAGGAGGAACCAGAGCCCTTTCAACAGAAGGAGAAAGAAAAGCAACTcccaatcaaaaaggaggaggaggaggaggaggagctgcCATGTGTTAAAGAGGAGGAACGTATCAGCTGCTCGACTGATGAGCCCTTGAAGAGTGATGATGGTGAGGCCAGCAGAGGGGCGGAGCCTCCGAGCAGCTgcagcagcagctcaacagaaggaTTGCATACTGACATTTTCATCACTCCATCAGACAGAAATGGCACCACGTCACACTCAACTGACAATGATGATTGTCATAAAAAATCTCTCCATGACGACAAACtctgcaaatgctctcagtgtgggaaaacctttgctaATAAATATACTTGTCATACGCATATGAGgagccacactggtgaaaaacctttcgtctgctcagtttgtggtcaaagattcactcagaagagcaccttaaaaatacacacaaacacCCACACtgacgaaaaacctttttcctgcccagtttgtggtcaaagattcgcaaGGAAGGAATCCTTAAAACGACACACGAAAACCCATACTGGTGAAAAACCatcttcctgctcagtttgtggtcaaggattcagttgCAAGAGCTCCTTAAAAATacacgaaagaacccacactggtgaaaaacctttttcctgcttagtttgtggtcaaggattcagttgCAAGAGCTCCTTGAAAATACACAAAAGAACAcatactggcgaaaaacctttttcctgctcagtttgtggtcaagattttgttcaaaagcaacacttgaaaagacacacaagaacccacaccggtgaaaaacccttttcctgctcagtttgtgatcaaagattcgCTGAAAAGCGATACTTGacaatacacacaagaacccacactggcgaaaaacctttttcctgctcagtttgtggtcaaagatttagCTGCAAGAGCTCCTTAAAAATACATAAGAGAACCcatactggcgaaaaacctttttcctgctcagtttgtggtcaaggattcgttCAAAAGCAACACTTGAAAAGACACACAAGCACCcatactggcgaaaaacctttttcctgctcagtttgtggaaaaaaattcaGTCACAAGAGCTACATAATGAAACACTCAAGAACCCACACCGGcgtaaaacctttttcctgctcagtttgtggtcatgcATTCGCTCGAAAGCAATACCTGAAAATCCATACAAGAATCcatactggtgaaaaacctttttcctgctcagtttgtggtcaaagattcactgaAAAGCAAACCTTAAAAAGACACAGAAGAACTCACACAAGAGCAAAACCTATTTCCTGCTAA